Proteins encoded together in one bacterium window:
- the gcvH gene encoding glycine cleavage system protein GcvH, with amino-acid sequence MKILKDLLYTEEHEWLSVEEDVATIGITDYAQGELGDVVFVELPAVGAEVKQMESFGTIEAVKAVSDLFAPVSGQVVEVNAALADQPELVNKDPYVDGWMIKIKMSDLSELESLLKADAYKSLIS; translated from the coding sequence ATGAAAATCCTGAAAGATCTCTTGTACACCGAAGAACATGAATGGCTCAGCGTCGAAGAAGACGTGGCGACCATAGGCATCACCGATTACGCCCAGGGCGAACTGGGCGACGTCGTTTTCGTCGAACTGCCGGCCGTGGGCGCAGAGGTGAAACAGATGGAGTCCTTTGGCACCATCGAAGCGGTCAAGGCGGTTTCCGATCTCTTCGCCCCGGTCAGCGGACAGGTGGTGGAGGTCAACGCGGCGCTCGCCGATCAACCGGAACTAGTCAATAAGGACCCGTATGTGGATGGCTGGATGATCAAAATAAAGATGAGCGATCTCAGCGAGCTGGAAAGCCTGCTCAAAGCCGATGCGTACAAATCGCTGATCAGCTGA